A region of the Blattabacterium cuenoti genome:
GGATCTTTTTTAGAAATCCCAGTTCCTCTAATTTTTGCTGATTCATGGATTTTTTTGCAAATTAAGGAAGCATATTTTGTATCCTGATCATGAGATACTCTAACTTTTATTTTCATCTTTGTAAAGAAACCAAAAATCCTAAAAATAAACGCGTTTTATTGAGATTTGATATATGATGAGTGATTCCTCATAATATTTCTTAATAAGTACAAAGTTAATTAAAGTCTTTTTAATAAATGTAAAGTTTTAATTTAAACAAAAATCCAAGCCTTCTATTTTTTCTAATTTTTTTAAAAAATCAGAGTTAATATTAATTCCATACTTTTTAGATTCTAAATTTAAAGAAATATGATTGTCCTTTTCATAAAGAAAAACATAAAGTTTTTTATTTCCTATTTGTTGAGAAAATAGCTGATCTATATTATCAATGATTACCTGGTCTAAATCATCCAGATCAATTTTTATGATCAATTTTTCGGATAATTTTCCTAGAACATTTTGTAAACTTTCCATATGAATAATATGGATTTTACAGCTATTATATTTCGATTGAGAAATAGAAATATATAAATGCAACAGGCTATTATTAAATAGTAAATGTTCATATCTTAAATACTGTTGTCCAGAAATACAAAATTCCTTAGAAGAATGATAATCTTCTAATAAAAAAATTCCATATTTTTTTCCACTCTTTATATAGATCTTTTTTTCTATTTTCGATAAAACACCACATATATAAATTTCTTTTCCTATAAGTTTTTTTTCATACTTATTTAATTGATCTAAAGATAAATTAGTAAAATATTTTCTTTCATAAGAATAATCATCCAAAGGATGCGAAGAGGCATAAATCCCCAATACTTCCTTTTCTTTGGATAATTTATATATATTATTCCATGGCTCACTTTTTATAATTATGGGTTTTTCTACTTCAATTTTTTTTTTCTTTTCTGGAGAATTTTTCTCTTGTATTTTCCTTTTTTGAAATTTCGATCCAAATCGAATGATCTTCTCTAGAGTGCTTAATTTTTTTTCTTCTTCAAAATGAAAATATTGCTTTCTATGTATATGAAATTTATCTAATGATCCAGATAACACTAAACTTTCCAAAGTCTTTTTATTGACTAAACGCAAGTCAATACGTTTTACCAAATCAAAAATAGATGTATATGGTCCGTTATTTTCTCTTTCCTGGATAATATTTTTGACTGCATTTTCTCCAACTCCTTTTATCCCCCTCATTCCGAATCTAATACAATTAGAATTTGTAACTTTGAAAAAGGCATCACTTTCATTGATATCCGGACCTATTACAGAAATTCCCATACGTGTGCACTCTTTTATAAAGTAAGTAAGCTGTTTAATATTATCCATATTGTGACTTAATACAGACGCCATATATTCAGAAGGAAAATGTGCCTTTAGATAAGCCGTTTGAAATGCTATATAGGCATAACAAGTGGCATGAGATTTGTTGAATGCATAACAAGAAAAATACTCCCAGTCCTTCCATATTTTTTCCAATATTTTTTTCGGATATCCTTTTCTAGAAGCTTGAATAATAAACTGATTTTTCATCTTATTTAATACATTTTTTTGTTTTTTTCCCATAGCCTTTCTAAGAAAATCTGTTTCTCCTTTACTAAAATCAGCTATTTTTTGAGCTATTAACATGACTTGTTCTTGATAGATCGTTATTCCATAAGTCTCTTTTAAGAATTCTTCCATTTCTGGCAAATCATATGTAATGGCTTCTTTCCCATGTTTTCTATATATAAAGTTTTTAAGATATTGTAATGGGCCAGGTCGGTATAAGGCATTCATGGCAATGAGATCATCAAATTTATCCGGTTTGAGCAACCGTAAATATTTCTGCATTCCTGTAGATTCATATTGAAAAACAGCTACAGTTTCTCCTTTTTGAAAGAGAGAATAAGTCTTTGCATCTTCTAAAGAAAATGAAATTTTTTCAACATTAATACGTTTTTTGATAATATTTAAAGCTTTTTTGATAATAGTAAGGGTTTTTAATCCTAGAAAATCCATTTTCAACAATCCAGCTCGTTCCACTACATGGTTGTCAAATTGCGTGATCAATAAATCAGATTCTTTTGAAATAGAAACTGGAACATATTCTTGAATATCATATGGACTGATAATAACGCCACAGGCATGTATTCCTGTACTTCTTATAGTCCCCTCTAAAGTTTTTGCCAGTTGTAAGACTTGTCCTTCTAGAGTATCTTTTTTCTCTGAAAAACTTTTCAATTTTTTAACATTCTCCATATCTTCTTTACTCATCTTTTCTAAAAGATGATCTTTTTCTGACAAGAGAACTTTTAATGAAAGTAAATTTGGGACCATTTTTGCTAGATAATCTGTTTTCTTTAAAGATAAATCTAACACTCTTGCTGTATCACGAATAGCGGATTTTGCTCCCATAGTGGCATACGTGATAATTTGTGCAACTTGATTTTTCCCATATTTTTGAACTACCCATTCAATAATTTTTTCACGTCCTTTATCATCAAAATCAATGTCTATATCTGGTAAAGAAACCCTATCTGGATTGAGAAATCTCTCAAAAAGAAGATTGTATTTTATGGGATCTATATCGGTAATTCCTATACAATAAGCTACTACAGATCCAGCAACAGATCCTCTTCCTGGTCCTACGGATATATTCATTTTTTTAGCTTGAGAAATAAAATTTTGAACAATTAGAAAATAACCAGGATATCCAATTTTTTCAATTGTTTTTAATTCGAAATGAATTCTTTCTTTTATTTCCGGAGTTATATGTGGATAACGTTTTTTAGCCCCTTCATACGCGAGGCTTTTTAAAAAAGAATTTTCCCCCCTATGACCTCCATCTATTTTATCTAGAGAATTTTCAAATGATTCTGGAATTTGAAATTTTGGAAGTAAAACTTTTTGTGAAAGATGATAAGATTCGACCTTATTCACTAATTCTTCTAAAAAATCAAAAGATTCCGGAAAATCTGAAAAAATTTCTTTCATCTCTTCTGGACTTTTAAAATAAAATTCATGATTTGGAAATCCAAATCTATAACCTCTTCCCTTGCCTATAGGAGTGGATTTTTTTTCTCCATTTTTTACGCAAAGTAAAATATCATGAGCATAAGATTCTTTTTGATCTAAATAAAAAGTATTATTTTGCACGATATATTTTACATGATATTTTTCTGAAAACTCCAGCAAAACTTTATTGACATAATCTTCTTCTTCTAATCCATGACGTAACAATTCTATATAAAAGTCTTCTTCAAAAAGTTCTTTCCACCACAAAAAAACTTTTTCTGCCTTCATTTTTCCTTTATTCAGGATGGTTTGTGGAATCTCTGCATATAGATCTCCCGTAAGAGCTATCAAATTTTTCTTATATTTTTCTATTAAATCTTTTCCAACTCTAGGGAACCCTGCATAAAAACCTTCTATGAATCCATGAGAACATAGTTTTGACAAATTTTGATATCCCGCTTTATTTTTAGACAAAAAAACTTGATGATAACGTTTATCCGGCTGTTCTTTAGTAAATTTCTTCTGTGAATAAAAATCAGAAATAAACACTTCACATCCTACGATTCCTTTGATGGATTTTTTTAAGGAAGAATATTTTTTGTTGGCAGAATGAATAGCATTTAAAAAATGGAAAGCCCCCATCATATTTCCATAATCCGTTATTCCTACTGCAGGCATATCAAAATATATAGCTCTTTCAATCAAAGATTGAATATCTATGGTAGAATAAAGAATGGAAAAAGAAGTATGATTATGAATATGAGAATATTTTTTTTTTTTGAATTCTTCATGATTAATCTTCTTCTTTTTTTTCATTTCTTTTACTATATCTCCATATGAGGAATGTGGTTTATTAAAAGAGACCATAGAGGAAGATATGGGAGACTGATGTAAGTTCCTGAACTGAAAAATTAAATTTTCATCTATTTGAAGATTTTCAGATGAGATAATTCCTAAACGCAAAAGTTCTAAAAAACAACGAGCTGTAGCTTTTACATCATTTGCTGCATTATGTGAATGAGACAATTTTGTTCCAAACAACTTATAATATAATTCAGTTAATGTGGGCCATTTAAATTTTTTTCTTATACCAGGCAGTTTGCAATAAAAAATAGATACTTCTTTAGTATCTAAAATTTCCTTTTTCTTAAAAGAAATTTGTTCTTTTTTTCTAAAAAATTCACACTCAATAACTCTGATATCAAATTCTAAATTGTGTCCAATTAAATATTTAGACTTTTCAAAAGATTTCTTAAATTCTTTAAGAACGACAATTAAATCTTCTCCATTTTTTTCCGCTATTTCATTAGTTATTCCATGAATTTTAAAAGCGTTGAAAGGAATGTCATAATGATCCGGTTTTATAATAAAATTTTTAAATTCCACTAATTTTCCTGAGAAATCATGTAGTTGCCATGCGATTTGAACAACTCTTGGCCAGTTATCCGTATTGGATATAGGAAAATTATAATTTTCAGGTAATCCCGTAGTTTCGGTATCAACAATAAGATACATGTTTTTTTAACGAATTTTTTTTTATGAACACAATGATCAATTTACATCATCATGATGGATTTTCTGAAATTATTCACAACAAGTTAAGTCAAAGATATTAGGAGATATAAAAATTTATGTGATGAAAAATTATTAGTTTTGTATTATCTGTTTTTTTTATATACAATAAGCTTGCTAATCCTAATCTAGTGGATAGATAAAATTCTTCTCTTCATTTCATATTTTTAGCAGTAGTAGCAAGTTTCGATATTCTTTTACAAAAATTAAATATATGTCTAATCAAACCGAAGAAATTAAAAGAGATACCCCACATTCATCTGAAAATAATGAAAATCTAGTAATCGGATTAAAGGATCAAAGAAAAAGTTTCGATTGGACGAAATACGAAACTCATTTGAACAGTCAACAACAGGAAGAAAGAAAAAAATTTGAAAAAATCTATGCAGAAACTTTGCCAAAAATACAAGAACTAGAAATATATCAAGGAATTATCACACATATCACGGAAAAGAATCTGATTGTAGATATAGGATTTAAAGCGGAAGGAGCTATTCCAATTAGTGAGTTTCGAGAGGATTTTAATTTCAAAGTAGGAGACAAGATGGAAGTTATGGTGGTAAAAATAGATTATAAGGGACAATGTATTCTTTCATATCAAAAAGCAAAAACTATGAGAAATTGGGAAAGAATCAATGAAGCACATGATAAAGGAGAAGTCATATTAGGTTATGTAGCGGCTAGAACTAAAGGAGGTTTAATTATAGACATTTTTGATATTGAATGTTTTTTACCAGGATCCCACATTAATGTAAAACCTGTTAGAGATTATGACACATATGTCGGAAAGACGATGGAAGTAAAAGTGGTCAAAATAAATCAAAAGACTAAAAACGTTGTAGTATCTCATAAAATTTTGATAGAAAGAGATATAGAAGAACAAAGAAAGGAAATGATCTCTAAACTTGATAAAGGTCAGGTTTTAGAGGGAAAAATTAAAAATATTCTTCCTTATGGAGCTTTCGTAGACTTAGGAGGAGTAGATGCTTTGTTACATATTACTGATATGAGTTGGCCTCACATTAATCATCCCACAGAAGTAGTTCAATTAGAGCAAGAATTAAAATTTGTAGTTCTAGGTGTCGATAAGGATAAAAACCGAGTTCAATTAGGATTAAAACAATTGCTACCTCATCCTTGGAATTCTTTAGATAAAAATTTAAAAGTAGGAAGCAAAGTAAAAGGAAAAGTAAGCGTTTTAGCTGATTATGGAGCTTTCGTAGAAATTATTCCAGGAGTAGAAGCCTTATTACACATTAGTGAAATGTCTTGGTCTTATGATTTATCTTCCACACAAGACTTTGTAAAAATAGGAGATGAAATAGAGGCAGTTATATTGACTATAGATAGAAAAGAACGAAAAATGTCTTTAAGTGTTAAACAATTGACTCCAGATCCTTGGATAGATATTCAAAATAAATACCCTATAGGATCAAAACATGTGGGAATTGTTCGTAAGTTTACTAACTTTGGAATTTTTTTGGAATTAGAAAAGGGAATATCTGGGATCATTTATACAAATGATCTTTCATGGGGGAAGAAAATAAAACATCCCTCTGGGTTTTGCAATATCAATGATAAATTAGAAGTAATAATTTTAACTTTAGATCCTCAAACTAGAAGATTAAATTTAGGTCACAAACAAATCACGGAAAATCCATGGGAAAAATATGAAAAAATCTATTATGTAGGAAGTATTCATAATGGATTCATCGTCAATTTATTTGACAAAGGAGCTTCTGTCAAACTATTAAATGATCAAATGAAAAATTTTCAAGAAATAGAAGCATTTGCTCCATTGCGTTTCTTGGAAAAAAAAGATGGAAGTACTTTGAAAAAAGAAGAAAAAAGCAATTTTAAAGTAATTGAATTTAATAAAGAAACAAAAAAAATTGTAGTTTCTCATACTTCTATTTATCGTGAAAAAGATCCAAAGAAAGAAAAAATACGTATAAAAAACAGAAAATTCGAAAGATCTACGCTTGGAGATATTGCTGGATTAGCAAGATTAAAAGAACAAATAGAAAAGGAAAAGAAATAAAGAAAAGGAAATTTCAGTACTAAAAAAATGGAAACACACCCTATTGCAGAAAAGAAAGGATGGAAAGTAGGAATAGATTTTCCTATATGGGCCAATAATGAACTATATCTGACTACAATTAAAGGTGGATATTTATTAGATGGAGAAACTCCTTTTGAAGCATATAAAAGATTGTCCAAAAATGCGGCAAAAATTCTTAAAAAGCCAAAAATAGAAAAAAAATTTTTTAATATTTTATGGAAAGGATGGCTGATCCCCTCTACTCCAGTTATGGTGAATCTTGGAACGGAAAAAGGATTACCTATTAGCTGTTTTTCCGGTCGTGTTGGAGATAGTATGTATGAAATATATAGGAAAAATTTGGAAATGGCTATTTTGAGCAAACATGGAGGAGGAACCTCTTATGATTTTAGTCTAATCAGACCCGTAGGGAGTCCTATCAAAAATGGAACCTTGGGAGCTTCTGATGGGATTATTCCTTTTGTTAAATCATATGATAGTGCCATTATTGCTAGTAAGCAAGGGAGAACACGAAGAGGAGCGGTAGCTATTTACTTGAATATAGAACATCAAGAATATCCAGAATTTTTAAAAATAAGAGAACCTAAAGGAGATATTAATCGTCAATGTCATAATGTTCATCAAGGGGTTATTCTTTCTAATTCCTTCATGGAAAAAGTATTGAAAAAAAATGGAAAAGAAAGAAGTTTATGGATAAATACCCTAAAAGAACGTGTAAAAACGGGAGAACCATATTTATTCTTTAAAGATAATGCAAATAGAAATCTTCCAGAAAATTGGAAAAAAAATGGACTGAAAATACATCATAGCAATCTTTGCTCAGAAATAATGTTACCAACAGATGAAAGTCATACGCTTGTATGTTGTCTCTCT
Encoded here:
- a CDS encoding ribonucleoside-diphosphate reductase subunit alpha; protein product: METHPIAEKKGWKVGIDFPIWANNELYLTTIKGGYLLDGETPFEAYKRLSKNAAKILKKPKIEKKFFNILWKGWLIPSTPVMVNLGTEKGLPISCFSGRVGDSMYEIYRKNLEMAILSKHGGGTSYDFSLIRPVGSPIKNGTLGASDGIIPFVKSYDSAIIASKQGRTRRGAVAIYLNIEHQEYPEFLKIREPKGDINRQCHNVHQGVILSNSFMEKVLKKNGKERSLWINTLKERVKTGEPYLFFKDNANRNLPENWKKNGLKIHHSNLCSEIMLPTDESHTLVCCLSSLNLYKYVEWKDTQTVFYAILFLDAVLQEFINKGRNIKGIEDSVRFAEKSRALGLGALGWHSYLQSRMIPFISVKSEILTHNIFGKIRSESQKATQYLAKEYGESEWNIGTGRRNLTLMAMAPNRSSAKLAGGLSQGVEPLAANIYVDDDAKGMHIRKNPYLEKILVKSGYNLPEVWEEIANEKGSCLGLTGLSEKEKNVFLCFKEINQLELIKQASIRQKYIDQGQSINLSFHQNIPAKFINKVHLEAWKIGLKSLYYYRSESILRADNAKSRDLYSECLL
- the rpsA gene encoding 30S ribosomal protein S1 produces the protein MSNQTEEIKRDTPHSSENNENLVIGLKDQRKSFDWTKYETHLNSQQQEERKKFEKIYAETLPKIQELEIYQGIITHITEKNLIVDIGFKAEGAIPISEFREDFNFKVGDKMEVMVVKIDYKGQCILSYQKAKTMRNWERINEAHDKGEVILGYVAARTKGGLIIDIFDIECFLPGSHINVKPVRDYDTYVGKTMEVKVVKINQKTKNVVVSHKILIERDIEEQRKEMISKLDKGQVLEGKIKNILPYGAFVDLGGVDALLHITDMSWPHINHPTEVVQLEQELKFVVLGVDKDKNRVQLGLKQLLPHPWNSLDKNLKVGSKVKGKVSVLADYGAFVEIIPGVEALLHISEMSWSYDLSSTQDFVKIGDEIEAVILTIDRKERKMSLSVKQLTPDPWIDIQNKYPIGSKHVGIVRKFTNFGIFLELEKGISGIIYTNDLSWGKKIKHPSGFCNINDKLEVIILTLDPQTRRLNLGHKQITENPWEKYEKIYYVGSIHNGFIVNLFDKGASVKLLNDQMKNFQEIEAFAPLRFLEKKDGSTLKKEEKSNFKVIEFNKETKKIVVSHTSIYREKDPKKEKIRIKNRKFERSTLGDIAGLARLKEQIEKEKK
- the dnaE gene encoding DNA polymerase III subunit alpha, with amino-acid sequence MYLIVDTETTGLPENYNFPISNTDNWPRVVQIAWQLHDFSGKLVEFKNFIIKPDHYDIPFNAFKIHGITNEIAEKNGEDLIVVLKEFKKSFEKSKYLIGHNLEFDIRVIECEFFRKKEQISFKKKEILDTKEVSIFYCKLPGIRKKFKWPTLTELYYKLFGTKLSHSHNAANDVKATARCFLELLRLGIISSENLQIDENLIFQFRNLHQSPISSSMVSFNKPHSSYGDIVKEMKKKKKINHEEFKKKKYSHIHNHTSFSILYSTIDIQSLIERAIYFDMPAVGITDYGNMMGAFHFLNAIHSANKKYSSLKKSIKGIVGCEVFISDFYSQKKFTKEQPDKRYHQVFLSKNKAGYQNLSKLCSHGFIEGFYAGFPRVGKDLIEKYKKNLIALTGDLYAEIPQTILNKGKMKAEKVFLWWKELFEEDFYIELLRHGLEEEDYVNKVLLEFSEKYHVKYIVQNNTFYLDQKESYAHDILLCVKNGEKKSTPIGKGRGYRFGFPNHEFYFKSPEEMKEIFSDFPESFDFLEELVNKVESYHLSQKVLLPKFQIPESFENSLDKIDGGHRGENSFLKSLAYEGAKKRYPHITPEIKERIHFELKTIEKIGYPGYFLIVQNFISQAKKMNISVGPGRGSVAGSVVAYCIGITDIDPIKYNLLFERFLNPDRVSLPDIDIDFDDKGREKIIEWVVQKYGKNQVAQIITYATMGAKSAIRDTARVLDLSLKKTDYLAKMVPNLLSLKVLLSEKDHLLEKMSKEDMENVKKLKSFSEKKDTLEGQVLQLAKTLEGTIRSTGIHACGVIISPYDIQEYVPVSISKESDLLITQFDNHVVERAGLLKMDFLGLKTLTIIKKALNIIKKRINVEKISFSLEDAKTYSLFQKGETVAVFQYESTGMQKYLRLLKPDKFDDLIAMNALYRPGPLQYLKNFIYRKHGKEAITYDLPEMEEFLKETYGITIYQEQVMLIAQKIADFSKGETDFLRKAMGKKQKNVLNKMKNQFIIQASRKGYPKKILEKIWKDWEYFSCYAFNKSHATCYAYIAFQTAYLKAHFPSEYMASVLSHNMDNIKQLTYFIKECTRMGISVIGPDINESDAFFKVTNSNCIRFGMRGIKGVGENAVKNIIQERENNGPYTSIFDLVKRIDLRLVNKKTLESLVLSGSLDKFHIHRKQYFHFEEEKKLSTLEKIIRFGSKFQKRKIQEKNSPEKKKKIEVEKPIIIKSEPWNNIYKLSKEKEVLGIYASSHPLDDYSYERKYFTNLSLDQLNKYEKKLIGKEIYICGVLSKIEKKIYIKSGKKYGIFLLEDYHSSKEFCISGQQYLRYEHLLFNNSLLHLYISISQSKYNSCKIHIIHMESLQNVLGKLSEKLIIKIDLDDLDQVIIDNIDQLFSQQIGNKKLYVFLYEKDNHISLNLESKKYGININSDFLKKLEKIEGLDFCLN